One part of the Cryptomeria japonica unplaced genomic scaffold, Sugi_1.0 HiC_scaffold_1898, whole genome shotgun sequence genome encodes these proteins:
- the LOC131078322 gene encoding putative germin-like protein 2-3 gives MAGDSDPLQDFCVADEESKVLVNGFVCKDPMQVSADDFFFRGLGQAGNTDNDVGSNVTMANVKQIPGLNTLGISLVRIDYAVGGINPPHTHPRATEVLVLLEGQLLVGFIDTNNKFFSKTLEKGDVFVFPKALVHFQQNVGHENAVAISALSSQLPGVQTIANSLFAADPPLPDSVLAKAFRITQEVVDYIQKKFA, from the exons ATGGCAGGGGATTCCGATCCCTTGCAAGATTTCTGCGTTGCAGATGAGGAAAGCAAAG TTTTGGTGAACGGGTTCGTTTGCAAAGACCCAATGCAAGTTTCAGCAGACGACTTCTTCTTCCGGGGACTTGGGCAGGCAGGGAACACCGACAATGATGTGGGCTCCAACGTAACGATGGCGAACGTTAAACAGATACCAGGCCTCAATACGTTGGGAATATCGTTGGTCCGCATCGACTACGCAgtgggtggaataaatcctcctcacacacacccaagagccaccgaagttcttgttttactggaaggccagcttcttgtgggtttcattgacaccaacaacaagtttttcagcaaaacgttggagaagggagatgtgtttgtgtttccaaaggcacttgtgcatttccagcagaatgtggggCATGAAAATGCGGTGGCCATATCTGCATTGAGCAGCCAGCTTCCGGGAGTTCAGACAATCGCCAACTCTCTGTTTGCAGCGGATCCTCCTCTCCCAGATTCCGTATTGGCCAAGGCCTTCCGCATCACACAGGAAGTTGTGGATTACATTCAGAAGAAATTCGCATAA